The Deinococcus seoulensis DNA segment GCCGCGCAACTGCGGGCCGTGCGCGAGCAGCACGGCGCAGACGCCGTCGCCACCTTCCAGGGCAACCCCAGCGTTCACAACAGCGGCACCCTGCTGTCCGCCGGGGCGTTCCTGAAAGCCCTGGGCAGCCGCAGCCGCTACACCGCCACCAGCATCGACCAGCTGCCCCACCACTTCGCCGGGGCCGAGATGTTCGGGCATCCGCTCATGCTGCCCATCCCCGACGTGGACCGCACCGACTTCTTCCTGATGATGGGCGCCAACCCGCTCGCCAGTAACGGCAGCATCATGACCGCGCCCGGCATCCGCGACCGCCTGAAAGCCATCCGCGCGCGCGGCGGCCGCGTCGTGCTGCTCGACCCGCGCCGCACCGAGAGCGCCGAATACGCCACGGACTTCCACCACATCCGCCCCGGCACCGACGCCCTGTTCCTGCTGGCCCTGCTGAACGAGGTCTTCGCCAGCGGCCTGGAACGCACCGCGCACCTGGGCGGCGTCATGACCGGCCTGGATTCCCTGAAAGCCGCCGCCGCGCCCTTCACGCCCGAGGCCGTGGAGGCCCGCACGGGCGTCAGCGCGGGCGTGACCCGCGAACTTGCCCGCGCCTTCGCTGCCGCGCCCCGCGCCGCCGCGTACGGCCGCATCGGCCTGAGCATCCAGGAATTCGGCGGGCTGTGCCAGTGGCTCGTGAACGCCCTGAACGCCGTCACCGGGCACCTCGACACTGAGGGCGGCGCGATGTTCCCCTCTCCCGCCTTCGACCTGCTCGCCGGTGCGAAAGCCGGCGCCACCCACCACGGCCGCCACCACACCCGCGTGCGCGGCCTGCCGGAATTCGACGGTGAACTCCCGAACGTCGCCCTGGCCGAGGAGATCCTGACGCCCGGCGAGGGCCAGATCCGCGCGCTGATCACCGTCGCCGGAAACCCCGTCCTGTCCGTCCCGGACGGCGCCGCGCTGGACCGCGCCCTCGGGAGCCTGGACTTCATGGTCAGCATCGACCCGTACCTGAACGAGACCACCCGCCACGCCCACGTGATCCTGCCGCCCGCCTTCGGCCTGGAAGTCCCGCACTACGACGTGATCTTCCACCACTTCGCCGTGCGCAACACCGCCCGCTACTCCCAGCCGGTCTTCCCGATCCGTCCCGACCAGCGTTTCGACTCCCAGATCTTCGACGGCCTCGTGCAGCGCCTGACCGGCAAGGCCCTCGCCACGCCCGAACAGCGACTGAGTGCCGGCCTGACCCACGGCCGCAGCGGCCTGACCCTGGACGACCTGAAAGCCAACCCGCACGGCGTGGACCTCGGCCCGCTGCAACCCTGCCTGCCCGGCCGCCTGCTGACCGCCACCGGCGAACTGCACCTCGCGCCCGCCCCCATGCTGGCCGACCTGCCCCGCCTACGCGCCACCCTCGACCAGACCCCCGAACCGCTGGTCCTGATCGGCCGCCGTCAACTGCGCAGCAACAACTCCTGGATGCACAACACCCCCCGCCTGATGCGCGGCCCCGACCGCTGCACCGTGCAACTGAACCCCGCCGACGCCCAGGGCCTCGAACACGGCCAGACCGTCCTGATCCGCTCCCGCGTCGGCGAGATCACCGCGCCGCTGGAAATCACGGACAGCGTCATGCCCGGCGTCGCCTGCCTCCCCCACGGGTTCGGGCACGCACGCGGCGGCACCCGCCTGAGCACCGCCGCCCAGCACGCCGGAGCCAGCCTGAACGACCTGACCGACCCCACGCGCATCGACGCCCTGACCGGCAACGCCGCCGTGAACGGCACCCCCATCACCGTGCACGCCGCCGAGCAGGTGGGGGAGAGCGCCGCCGACTGACGGCCGGGGTGTAGTAGGGAGTGGCAAGCGGATGGGCGGCGGACCTCCGCCCCGGTCACTCCCTGCCGCCCCCCCGGAAACGATGCGGAGGCCCCTGGCAGATCACGCCGGGGGCCTCCGCTCAGACTTGATGGCGGTTCAGTCCCGTGGGGAGTCGCTGCCGCTGCTCTCCGCTGGCCCCACGCCCACCTGCGCGACGAGCGCCCGTCCGGGTCCGTCGAGGCGGTACGGGCCGGTCGCGGCGGGAATCAGCGCCGTCTGGTGCGTATCCAGGGGCAGCGTCTCACTTCCGGCGCGCAGGGTCAGCGGGCCGTCCACGGCGGTCACCAGCGCGAACCGACCTGCGGTGTTCTGCTCGATGCCGCCTCTCACGCCGCGCAGCGTGAAC contains these protein-coding regions:
- a CDS encoding molybdopterin-dependent oxidoreductase; this encodes MTTPAHPLAAPPAPDGIHYRACNLCEAICGLKITVQGGRVTDVRGDPDDPLSRGHICPKGTALPDLHADPDRLKTPMRRVGDTWEPMEWDAALDHVAAQLRAVREQHGADAVATFQGNPSVHNSGTLLSAGAFLKALGSRSRYTATSIDQLPHHFAGAEMFGHPLMLPIPDVDRTDFFLMMGANPLASNGSIMTAPGIRDRLKAIRARGGRVVLLDPRRTESAEYATDFHHIRPGTDALFLLALLNEVFASGLERTAHLGGVMTGLDSLKAAAAPFTPEAVEARTGVSAGVTRELARAFAAAPRAAAYGRIGLSIQEFGGLCQWLVNALNAVTGHLDTEGGAMFPSPAFDLLAGAKAGATHHGRHHTRVRGLPEFDGELPNVALAEEILTPGEGQIRALITVAGNPVLSVPDGAALDRALGSLDFMVSIDPYLNETTRHAHVILPPAFGLEVPHYDVIFHHFAVRNTARYSQPVFPIRPDQRFDSQIFDGLVQRLTGKALATPEQRLSAGLTHGRSGLTLDDLKANPHGVDLGPLQPCLPGRLLTATGELHLAPAPMLADLPRLRATLDQTPEPLVLIGRRQLRSNNSWMHNTPRLMRGPDRCTVQLNPADAQGLEHGQTVLIRSRVGEITAPLEITDSVMPGVACLPHGFGHARGGTRLSTAAQHAGASLNDLTDPTRIDALTGNAAVNGTPITVHAAEQVGESAAD